One Primulina huaijiensis isolate GDHJ02 chromosome 8, ASM1229523v2, whole genome shotgun sequence genomic region harbors:
- the LOC140982380 gene encoding uncharacterized protein isoform X2, translating into MDLFLTAKTVRLKSSHDKYLTADEDEESVIQDRNGSSKSAKWTVEFVGNSDNIIRLKSCYNKYLTASNQPFLLGMTGRKVTQSLPSRLDSSVEWEPIGDNGILKLKTRYGQFLRANGGLPPWRNSVTHDVPHRTATQEWISWDVHVVEILVSQSPAGKSPPPPPVSGKKDSLTSESSWPTTSKSPTFSRQESSDSFVGSLPKGNEGRLIYFYIADEHGEVDHGFEELCISFKGNGVHELTMRLEVELGVEGITVSARSPLNGKLYPLHLQLPPNNTTMHVIVVPPSSRVYQYLKIWTKPECHFMEGIGISHQSCSNNFERTYIRSSE; encoded by the exons ATGGATTTATTCCTAACTGCAAAAACAGTCCGCCTAAAAAGCTCTCACGACAAGTACCTAACCGCCGATGAAGACGAGGAATCCGTAATCCAAGACCGTAACGGGTCCTCCAAATCCGCTAAATGGACGGTGGAATTCGTAGGAAATTCTGACAACATAATCCGGCTCAAGAGTTGTTACAACAAGTACTTGACCGCCTCCAACCAGCCGTTTCTGCTGGGCATGACGGGCCGGAAAGTGACCCAGTCGCTGCCGAGCCGGCTCGACAGCTCCGTCGAATGGGAGCCTATTGGAGATAACGGCATCCTTAAGTTGAAGACGAGGTACGGGCAGTTCTTGCGTGCGAATGGTGGCTTGCCGCCGTGGAGGAATTCAGTAACGCATGATGTCCCGCATCGAACGGCGACCCAGGAGTGGATTTCGTGGGACGTGCATGTGGTGGAGATTCTAGTGTCTCAGTCGCCGGCAGGGAAATCGCCGCCGCCACCACCGGTGTCAGGGAAGAAAGATTCTCTCACCTCAGAGTCGAGCTGGCCGACAACGTCCAAGTCTCCGACTTTTTCTAGACAGGAG TCAAGTGATTCTTTCGTTGGTTCCCTTCCGAAAGGGAACGAAGGGAGACTAATTTACTTTTACATAGCTGATGAACATGGTGAAGTCGATCATGGATTTGAGGAGCTCTGCATTTCTTTCAAGGGAAATGGAGTGCATGAGTTGACGATGAGGCTGGAGGTCGAGTTAGGAGTTGAGGGTATCACGGTGAGTGCTCGAAGCCCATTGAACGGGAAGCTTTATCCCCTTCATCTGCAGCTTCCGCCCAACAATACTACCATGCACGTTATTGTGGTGCCACCATCATCAAGAG TGTATCAGTATCTcaagatttggacaaaaccGGAGTGCCATTTTATGGAAGGAATTGGGATATCCCATCAATCTTGCTCGAATAATTTCGAACGCACTTACATACGTTCAAGCGAGTGA
- the LOC140982380 gene encoding uncharacterized protein isoform X1, with protein sequence MDLFLTAKTVRLKSSHDKYLTADEDEESVIQDRNGSSKSAKWTVEFVGNSDNIIRLKSCYNKYLTASNQPFLLGMTGRKVTQSLPSRLDSSVEWEPIGDNGILKLKTRYGQFLRANGGLPPWRNSVTHDVPHRTATQEWISWDVHVVEILVSQSPAGKSPPPPPVSGKKDSLTSESSWPTTSKSPTFSRQESSDSFVGSLPKGNEGRLIYFYIADEHGEVDHGFEELCISFKGNGVHELTMRLEVELGVEGITVSARSPLNGKLYPLHLQLPPNNTTMHVIVVPPSSRVSQDLDKTGVPFYGRNWDIPSILLE encoded by the exons ATGGATTTATTCCTAACTGCAAAAACAGTCCGCCTAAAAAGCTCTCACGACAAGTACCTAACCGCCGATGAAGACGAGGAATCCGTAATCCAAGACCGTAACGGGTCCTCCAAATCCGCTAAATGGACGGTGGAATTCGTAGGAAATTCTGACAACATAATCCGGCTCAAGAGTTGTTACAACAAGTACTTGACCGCCTCCAACCAGCCGTTTCTGCTGGGCATGACGGGCCGGAAAGTGACCCAGTCGCTGCCGAGCCGGCTCGACAGCTCCGTCGAATGGGAGCCTATTGGAGATAACGGCATCCTTAAGTTGAAGACGAGGTACGGGCAGTTCTTGCGTGCGAATGGTGGCTTGCCGCCGTGGAGGAATTCAGTAACGCATGATGTCCCGCATCGAACGGCGACCCAGGAGTGGATTTCGTGGGACGTGCATGTGGTGGAGATTCTAGTGTCTCAGTCGCCGGCAGGGAAATCGCCGCCGCCACCACCGGTGTCAGGGAAGAAAGATTCTCTCACCTCAGAGTCGAGCTGGCCGACAACGTCCAAGTCTCCGACTTTTTCTAGACAGGAG TCAAGTGATTCTTTCGTTGGTTCCCTTCCGAAAGGGAACGAAGGGAGACTAATTTACTTTTACATAGCTGATGAACATGGTGAAGTCGATCATGGATTTGAGGAGCTCTGCATTTCTTTCAAGGGAAATGGAGTGCATGAGTTGACGATGAGGCTGGAGGTCGAGTTAGGAGTTGAGGGTATCACGGTGAGTGCTCGAAGCCCATTGAACGGGAAGCTTTATCCCCTTCATCTGCAGCTTCCGCCCAACAATACTACCATGCACGTTATTGTGGTGCCACCATCATCAAGAG TATCTcaagatttggacaaaaccGGAGTGCCATTTTATGGAAGGAATTGGGATATCCCATCAATCTTGCTCGAATAA